GTCGCAGGTGAGGTTCGCGGTAGTGGATGAGGCAGACACACTTATGGATCAGTCTTGGGTGCAGGAGACCTATAGCTGTATCAAGAGCCTGCGAGACGCTAACCACCTGGTGTTCTGTAGCGCTTCTGTGCCCATGGAGTTCGAGAAAGCGATGAATAAGCTGTTTCCAAATCTGCAGGTTGTGGCTTCTGAGAAGCTCCACCGGATCAATAAACACTCCAACATTAAAATTATAAACGTAGCTCTGAGGCCCTATAATGGTTCCAAGATGAAAGCGCTTGCGCAGGCGTTGTATGCAATAATGAAAGACGGGACTAGTGAGGGTTACGAAAAGCGATGTGTTGTGTTTGTGAACGAAGCCGACTCCGTCAATAGCATCGTTGACACACTACGCGACAAGTTCGGGCATGATGTCCATGGCTTGACCGGCGAACATTCTCTGGACGACAGGCTCGCGACGATCGCCCCCTTCAtgcgctcgccgccgcgcaTCCAGGACCAGGTGCGGCCGTCCGAGCTAAAAAAGCCCCAAGAGCGGCGTCTGCCCAACTCGAATATCAAGGTCGCAGACTCCAAAGACAATGGGCAGCGATCTGTGAGCAGCCCATTGAAAGTCCTTGTCACAACTGATGTACTGTCTAGAGGCATAAATTTTAAAGGCGTGAAACACGTCATCCTCTATGATGTCCCTGCCAAGTCGATAGATCTGGTTCATAGGGTTGGGCGGACCAGTCGAATGAACGAGAGAGGTCACGTCTACATCTTCGTTGGTAAAAAAGGCTCTGCACAAGCGAAGGGTCTCAATCCTGTAGTAAAGAAGAATAGGCCAATTCAATAACTTAGCATGTAAATAGACAACACCTGCAACATAGAATAAGTACTACAGGTCTGACCTGTTCTACCAGAACGGCTTGTTCTTTTCGATCCACGGATGCTTCTTGACCTCCTTCAGCGGGATCCGGTCCCCGGGGTCATACTCAAGTAGTCTGCTGATTAGATGTCGCGCCTCAGTGTCGACGTGGTCTGGAAAAATCAAGTTGCGCTTGAGTATTCGCTTATATGTCAATTCCTTCGACTCTTCCTCGAACGGCGGGGACCCCACAAGTAGCTCATACGTGAGCACCCCCAAGGCCCACACGTCGACCTTCTCGTTATACTCGCGCGACCGGATCAACTCCGGCGACAAGTAGTCCACCGTTCCGCATAACGTCTTCCGCTTGGAGCCCTTAGGCGTAATCACACTCCAGCCGAAGTCCGTGAGCTTGATTGTGTTGTTGAACCCGATGATGATGTTCTCTGGCTTGATATCCCTGTGCAAGATGTTGCGCTCGTGCATGTAGTCAAGCGCATCCGCCATCTGGTACACATAGTACGACGCTACCACGTCGTTGAAGTGGCTGCGGCCCTTCAAGTGCTTGTACAACTCCCCGTTGACCAAGTACTCCATGAGCAAGTACACGCGCTTCTCGTCGTGGAAGTACCCGTACAATTGCGTCAAGTTAGGGTGTCGGAGCGAGGACTGGATCTCCACCTCCCGTCGGAACTGCTTTTCGATGTTGTATTGAATGATGTCTTTCTTCTCCATCGCCTTGAGCGCGCACACAAACCCGCTCTCGATGTGTCGCACGCAGTACACCCGTCCGAACTTCCCCTTGCCGAGAACCTTGCCGATCTCGAAGTCCGCGAGCTTCAAGTTCTGCAGCTTCGAAAGCGGCACCCCGCCGGCCCGCGCCTTGCCCGTCTTGTGTGCCTGGTTGATAGGCGACACGTTCTTGAGCTCCGAGATTTCTAGCGTCGGCCGCTTGCCCGGCGACATTTCCTGATTGCGGATGGGCGAGAGCACCTTCCCGGGATTCCGGTAGCCCTTCCCCGGCTGCACCCGCGCCTGCGGTGGCGCCCCGTTCGTTGCTGTGGTCTGGTTTAGCCTCATGCTCAACAGTAGATTTCGCTGTTTCAACGAGCTGCGCCTTTGGTCCTTCTTGAGAATCGCATCAGCGTCCATTCTGCCTACTTCAGTCCTCGGTGTCAAGTGCACTTTGTCCAGCACCCACCCGATGCGTAGCGCTGTTGTTTTGTAGCTTTTCGAACATGCTTGCGGAAGCTTTTGTTCTCGTGGCAGCGTTTATAACCTGACCAGACAGCACTATGGACAGTGCAGACGACAGCGTACAAAGTCTGTGACAACTGGTATATCA
This is a stretch of genomic DNA from Eremothecium gossypii ATCC 10895 chromosome VI, complete sequence. It encodes these proteins:
- the MRH4 gene encoding ATP-dependent RNA helicase (Syntenic homolog of Saccharomyces cerevisiae YGL064C (MRH4)) gives rise to the protein MSSVGIASASLWLRGPVKSALKGRWLSCEQMRRYGTKSAPAVRKGGHSKKARQAPSLPFVFGRHKQLTGPEFTRRTRIGNLSDKITKFEQLKLLPEVREVMMKVIASESVLNKSLDDEDCGLDDKRVAAFLGQVQPTPIQTAVIKKMAKTLMEPQLQVHMVAAETGSGKTMSYLMPLVDYLKQEEQAAGTEEGRARLGALRSLILVPTHELVEQVYMTLEKLQEPLQLKTFKLDRDTPYKDIVEAFKGRVDIMVTTPGKLRGLFKIRMLHRPDRILSQVRFAVVDEADTLMDQSWVQETYSCIKSLRDANHLVFCSASVPMEFEKAMNKLFPNLQVVASEKLHRINKHSNIKIINVALRPYNGSKMKALAQALYAIMKDGTSEGYEKRCVVFVNEADSVNSIVDTLRDKFGHDVHGLTGEHSLDDRLATIAPFMRSPPRIQDQVRPSELKKPQERRLPNSNIKVADSKDNGQRSVSSPLKVLVTTDVLSRGINFKGVKHVILYDVPAKSIDLVHRVGRTSRMNERGHVYIFVGKKGSAQAKGLNPVVKKNRPIQ
- the IPL1 gene encoding aurora kinase (Syntenic homolog of Saccharomyces cerevisiae YPL209C (IPL1)), with product MDADAILKKDQRRSSLKQRNLLLSMRLNQTTATNGAPPQARVQPGKGYRNPGKVLSPIRNQEMSPGKRPTLEISELKNVSPINQAHKTGKARAGGVPLSKLQNLKLADFEIGKVLGKGKFGRVYCVRHIESGFVCALKAMEKKDIIQYNIEKQFRREVEIQSSLRHPNLTQLYGYFHDEKRVYLLMEYLVNGELYKHLKGRSHFNDVVASYYVYQMADALDYMHERNILHRDIKPENIIIGFNNTIKLTDFGWSVITPKGSKRKTLCGTVDYLSPELIRSREYNEKVDVWALGVLTYELLVGSPPFEEESKELTYKRILKRNLIFPDHVDTEARHLISRLLEYDPGDRIPLKEVKKHPWIEKNKPFW